A stretch of DNA from Lodderomyces elongisporus chromosome 4, complete sequence:
TACCCTCTTTTTCCAATGCAATTTTTTGGATACTGATTTCTGATTTTTCGTCACTTatcaaattgttttctaCGCAGTATCGGATAACGGCTTTCTCGGCTTCATTCGCAAACTTTAATGAAGTACCTTGTGGAGCTCCAATCAAAGGACGAATCATCTTTGTGGGGAAAAAACCGTGCACACCAATGATTAATATCTTTTTGATCTTCTTTAATGGTCCAGCTTTGTAATTCACAATTTCTGCATTCAAAGCACGATGCAAAGCCCTCTTCTTGTTCCccttgttgttgatcaatATATTTCCCATTGCATCATTTGTAACTGAAATTGAATTTGGGTCCAGTTGATCATCTTCATATTGTGTTGGTTCAGACTGCTGTTGCGGCAGACCCACCTCTGTATAATATTTGTTGAAACTGGGCAAGCATGCACGCTTGTGCAAAGGCAATATTGCCAAAGACTTTCCGTAAAGCTTGTATGACTTTTCGTAAAGTAATCCCATCTCGTTTTCAACTTTACTGGTCTTGCTCGCTTGGTTTTCGGTACTGTCGGGAATGGTTCCAGCTGAGAATCCAAACTTTGTCGAAATCTGATTAAGAAAATGTTTCCAATTATTCAAGTCTGTGCGAATAGTTTGACTAGCGTTATTTTGATTTGAGGTGGATGAATTGTGAAAGAAAATGCCTTCATGCGCAGCAGGGAGACAACCATCCCAATCTGGAACTATagtgttttctttcaaatccTCATTTTTGCGagtgtttatttttttaaactgAGAGTTTTTGTCATGTGGTTTATACAAAACAGCATCATCTCCTTTTTGTTGAGAGGGAGTGCGTTTGTTATCATCAATTAATTCTTGTTTGAGAGGTAATGGTGCCGTCGAATTTACTATAGTGTTTGCAACAATCAAAgctgtttctcttttgttcgCCTCCTTGCTCGTATCCTTATTTTGAGAAGACTCGGAGTTTGTATCAGTGTTTTGTAAATTGCtatagttgttgttagtgttgttgttagtgttagtgtcgttgttgttgttagtgttagtgtcgttgttgtttttagtgttgttgttgttgttagtgttgttgttgttgttagtgTTTATACCTACACCTGTATTGTCGTGATTTGGGTTTGTAACATTTCTGTTGTTGCCACTCCATAACCAACTAAGGCCCCTTTTACCGCTGTTTGTATCCTTTACATGATCATCTACTTCATCTCCACTATCATCTTCAACTACATCATCGCCACTTGTACCCTCGACTTCGTCATCGTCAAACGTACTGTGCTCGTCGTCAACATCATTTCTCGTATGCTCCTCCTCTAtattttcctcttctccttttccatttccatttccatttccttttAATGACCATATAGAAGTACCTTGGTCTTTTTTCCAACCGAGCCAGCTCGTAGAACTTTTGGCCGCGTTAGGCGATAAAGCaggttttttgttctccAGATTGGCTAGACCCAGATATTTCTGCAGCAGTAACGGCAATTGCTGTTGTTTCTGTTGTGGCATTTGCCCGGCAAATTCCGcattcttgttctttttggaGGGCGACATCTTATTCTGTACTGAGATATCACTAGTTCGTTTGCTACGAGGCGAAACCATGGTGGCGGTTTTAGTGGTGTCGACGGCCGTCTCGTTGTGGTTACTGTTgttattcttattattatcagtattattatcagtattattattattattttcaatgcTGGTGGTGGATGTTGTAGAAGGATTTGGCTCTTGTTCAGGCTTGGTTTCGTCCAATCTATTCCAAAAGCCAAATAAAGTGCTTGTGATATTAGACATTTTTATGCGGGGTAGTGTCGGTTGCCTTAATTAGTTTCTCcttaagaaaaagaaatagctAGCAGTAGAAGTGGTGGTAAAAGCAACGGTGGTGGAGAACCTACTTCGGAATACGGTGTATTCAAAACGTTACTTAATAGCTATTTTACTTGTTTGTCGTTCTAAAaattttgcttgtttgtcccaaagttgttgttggaaataaagaaaaggaaaagaatatGTTATATGTTGTAGTATATTTCGAAACTAGTGTGCATGCAAAGGTAGGTAGCAAAAACTGAACAGATAAATACTTATTTTGGAaatatctttcttttaatttttttcttttttgcttgtaATTTCCAGTTTCTAGTTtctaaatttttaaaattttctttttttttttttctaaccAACAACTTGTAAATgctttcatcatcaacttgTAAATgctttcatcatcaaatgGTACATACCTTTGGGTTCTCTAAATACACGTTTGATGTCAAAATTTCAGATCAATAAGGGACCATTTAGATTTAAGTAGAGcttagaaaaagaaaaagaaaaagaaaaagaaaaaagaaaaaagaaaaagagaaagccAGCTTTGACTTGCTACTTTGAATACTATAATATGTTTATGATTATTTTGTCGAGTTTCTAGTCATTTGTCTATACTGTTTTATGATCTCCTCGTTGATACCGGAGCCTCCGCATACAATGACGATAATTATATCATCCTTCTCCAAACCTTGAAAGTAGTTTAAAAACTCTTTTCTCTGGAAAACTGTAGCAACGGCAGCTCCACATGCAGGTTCCACCTGGTACCCCAAAGTGTCGTAAAGATCAAGAGTCCCCTGTATGGCATCTAAATCGTCAATTAAACCAAGGTATGTTTTGTGTGCTTTGTAATTTTCCCAAGCTTTAGCTGAAAGGTAGGGAGAGCCCAAGGAACTGGCCAATGTCTTTACACTCTTTAAATGAACAACCTGGCCATTCATGACCGTCTCATTAAAAGTTGGGGCTTGTTTAGTCTCCATTGCCAAGACTGGGACATTGTAAGATCTTAACCCTTCAACGACACCATTGTATAGACCACCGCCCCCAACAGAACATATAACACCTTTCACTTTATCAAAGTTTGGTAACTGGTTTTCCAAAAGGATTTCACTGACTATCTTACTATGCCCTTCCCAAATTAATGGATCATCAAAAGGATGACAATATATAGCCTCAACATCATCTCCAACGGACTTGATGATTGTTTCCCTTAAATGTTGGTCTGCCTCGCCCCAGTGCTCGCCATGAATAATGACTGTGGCTCCCAATTCTTCTAATTTTGCAATTACATTTGCTTTTGAAACTTTTGGAAGTACAACAGTACACTTGACATTGAAGAATCTGGCAGCATATGCTGCTGCTAGACCTGCATTCCCACcagaagatgaaaacaCAATTATACTCTTTTTGTTCGATTTCTCGGCCTCTTCAATTTTCCTTGCAACTAAATAGCCGATACCTCGAAGTTTGAAACTTCCAGATGGTTGCTCAAGctcatttttgaaaaagatccGACAAGGTGCAGAATTGATTTTATCTGTAACTTCAACAAAAGACGTTTTAATCGAGGGCAACTTCATTATAGGTGTGTGAAGTTGCAAACAAACATAAAATTTATAATTCACGTATCTAAGATCTGCTTTTCCAACTTGTCCGTCTATTTCTAATTGTTTTCATCCTTCTCTACCTttccttgttttgttcacttcttcattttcattgaaaattaaaaataaaaaaaaagaaagagaaagagaaagagaaaatagatttttctcttttcgtATCACAATGCTGCGAAATTCAAGTTTCAGATACGAATACAAAGGCGATAACGGCTTATTTTCCGTTGCCTTATATTTGGGAGGgccataaaaaaaaaattcccGCATTAGCGGAGATACGCATTTGCACGCGCGcgcgtgtgtgtgtgtgtgtgcggATAGTTAACGCCTAAGaaatgaagagaaaaaaagaagaaaaagaaaaaaggaaaaggaaaaaggaaaaaggaaaagcgTCATTATATTTTATGCTAAAGCTTTGCGCTGTAAAGAAGCAACAAAATCATCGTTATCTGCCGTTGCAAGATATCAATTGATGTGTTCCTTTTCACTTTTAAATGACaccaaagaggaaaaaaggaCAATTCGCATTGTCAGGGTCGTATTCTCTGGTAGACCCAGAATTGGAAGATGAAATTTTGGAGGTCTACACTAATTATATGGACAGCCAAATGGATTTGAAAGAGGTAGAACAAGATCTAGCATTGCGAGATCTACCACAAATGTTCAGCATGCTAAACATTCCTTCCTGTTTTACAAAGGATATAGAGGCTGCCATCGACTACTATTATGACATtatgaaaagcaaaaagagcTCGATGATTGATCGCACCAACCGGAAACAGAATATTACGATGTACATGATTGAAGCCTACACTATTACGCCATCGTCAGTCAAAGTGGTGGACGACGTCTTAGacattgttgatattgataagcttataaacaatttgaacagGTTGCTCAAATTTCGAAATAACTACTCCCATATAAGAGCCAGCTGGGCCCTCTTTTTTGCTGATGGTGCGGACTACTACAACGCAAACCATGAAAATTATAAATTGGACTTGCCTGGTTTAAAAGCAGTAAAGACAAAATTGGGGTTGGACAATGATTTGCTGAATGGTGGTATGATAAGCGACTCGTTCTTGATTGACATGTTGGGCTGTAGTCAACACGATTCAAAAGATCGACTATTAAATTTCGATTTTGATCAGAGGGGTGCTTGTGTTACAATCAAAGATTTTGCCGAAATATTAGGAAGAATTGGCGAGTATGATTAGTTtcccaaaacaaaacaaaaaaagagaaaaaaaaaaagaaggaagcaGCAAAAGAATGTAGTGGAGGGgtaaaaagagagagggagagagaggtGTCGCAAAGCGCAGTCACGAGTgacaagtgtacgactgctgagcatcggtttgagctagtagctcaccgataccagcggtttgtggttcgtgacttgataggctatattccaactaagtgtaattgtcaatgatcacacctataaaggtctcaatgctcataagttaagagagtaaattgtctcatacaaagtcactagtaaggagaatcgtgagagtGTACACTCCAcacgttcacctagtgatttgtgttcaatgtagttgaccgtcTAAATTATGTATTTTACCGATAattctatataatagtgatgAATTtattttaccacttctcgttcctatttatataaactcatctcgtttgaagtttcaagtttcccatgtcgtgcaatattctccgaatattcacttagcggaaacgagggcacagagcgtccagtgtgtgtcgcactgtgacaCCATACCAttctccatttttttttctccaaaaATTCATTTCAAATTTCACGTGACTCTGTCATAAGTTtaaatttacaaaaaaattgatacTGTAAACATTTTGTATCACGTGACTTTAATCTTTTCcgtttatttttcttttttttttatatgcATTTGCCCCAGCCCttagagaagaagaacggaaaaaaaaaatttgaaattgaaattgaagtgCAATCacgagaaagagagagagagagagagagaaacgCCAAATCAACAAGCTGAAGTTGCTAACTTAGTCTCTTCTTTCCTGGTCATCGAAACCACTAATTTCGCAAATAATTCACCACTTCGATTTTTCTAGCACCTTTGAATGTATAGAGTTTGTAGCTAATACACTGAAAAACACTTTAAAAGAGTCAATGGGGGTAaagcatttttttttcctctttaaTTATTAGATAGATAAGGACCTTTTAATTGGTGAATTCAGTACTAGTATGTAATTTTAATCTTAATCACAATAGATTCTATTCTATTGACAGAGAATGTAGGGAGAAAATCTTCATCTGGTTCAAGCTGGCTTTGTTAGCTGTTGCGTAAAGCTGCAATGTGAATCTTgatctcttcttcaataaaCATGTTGATGGGAgtaatttcattttccagaaaagaattgaaaagtgTAATAAGATTACAACTTTGATTGAAatccaaacaaaaaatttgtattttgaCATACCTAAACATGGTACATTACACAAAAGGAAATATGATTAATAGAACACAATcgattgatgatgaaaactATAATGCACTACATAAATATGTGTAATTCATATACATAGAGTGTAGACtctatatacatatatgaatatatcttactcaaattcaaatcagTTTTCATCAACGCCATTTCACCTGTCAACAAAAACTTCAGTTGAGTCGTTTCGGTCTCTTTGTAGGGAGATGTGTTGAACAAATATAGCTGCCTTATTTTGTGTAATTATATTAACTAGACGCGAATCGCCTTGATTGAGAAACATAATTGGTTTTgctatatataaatatatatatgtatatacgtatatatatatacacataaatatatatatatatatatttcttttatatcTCCATCCTCCTATGTTAAAGCCGCaggtttttccttttccttttccttttccttttcctttagtttttttttttttttaataatacAAGGAAACAACACTATTTCCACACCTCCTACACATACTCTTGATTAACTTGAAGCTCCATGACGGATAATATTTATAATTAACTCCTCCTTCCTCTCTCTCCAAGAAATACCACTTATGCTCTCACTAGAATTATACAAACAGCTTCAGACGAGCTTTATTGATTGTGTAATTCCAGACCTTAAAGAGGATTCAATTAATCTCAATAAATTTGCACTACTAGATGATTTATTAACAGTACTCGAAGCATCATTTAAAGTGGAATTCAACACAGCTTTCTTTTATCGTGCAAGTAATTCAAAGAATGACTCACAACAAAATAGCCAATATTTTCCCTCAACGAATGTAATGCACATCCTTTTCACGCTAGCATCAAGGTCAGACAAGTGCAATTGGACTGTAACACAATCTTACACAAAAAATGGTATAAGTGAATCACTCAGTCAAGTCAAACAATCAAACGCATACTATAGAAAGTTATCTTATAAACTGTCTTTGAGTTGCAGAAGTTTAGCTTTGTTGAAGCAGTATGTTGCCAAGGCAATAGAAAATCCCATTGACAATACTCAATTATATCAGTTGTTGATGGATGTGATCTCAGACTTGGTAATGAGGCCGAGTTTCAAATCACAATTTCCCCACAAGAAGATTAGCGACTTTTATAAAACTGCAAAGCGAAATTATCAAGATGACAATGTCACAGGTGAAGAtggaaaaaatatattgaaGAAGCGACGAAAATCGTACACCAATCgatcaaaagaagaaatagagACTGATGATTTGGTGTTGAGTGACTCACAAGAAGACTCTGATACGGAAATTCGAATTGCAAGATGCACATTGGATGGAAATAAGCCGATTCAAGGGAAGCAAATTTTGACAGACATGGGAAGGAAGAGCCATCAGCAGGAACACGAGGAACACGAGGAACATGAGGAACACGAGGAACATGAGGAACATGGGGAGCAAATGGAGCAGCTAAATCACGATGCGCAAGTGGGCAATTTACCCACAATTGAAAAGGTGACGACACGACCTTTAGAAGCATGGAATGGTCTCAGAGTGTACGACGAACCATTATTAAAGGATAAATTGATTATTGATAATGGGTTTAATATTTGGAAACTAATCAACTGGACATTTTACTGTGCTGGACTTTCATCAAACTATTACTATGGCGTCGAATCAAATTGCTCGTCAATCTATAAAGCAGAAGCGAGGCTTTTGGATACCATATTTGATTTTCTCGAGGCAAATTTGGTTATGGAGTTAAAACGACTAATGCACCTGGAGGACCCTTACTTGCAATTGTCAAAGTTGACGACTGGTGagaagaaaatgatgatttcACACGTGGAAAATAGCTCCaacattttgtttctgaaACTTATAAAAACCTTGGGCCATTTCCGAAGCCTGTACTATGATAGAATAGTGGAATATGTTTTTAATGGTCTTGCTGCTCGACTGACAGGTATGCCCGATGCTTGCTACCAACACGAAGCTGCTCTTGTAAAAAAGGAggcaagagcaaaaaacacacaacaAAGTAAGAATAGCAGTGATTATAGAAGATGCAAAGTAAACGACAATTTGGATTCAATGAACCTTCGGTTTAAAATGAGTCTTGTGACACATCACTGGAGTCTCATCTTTACTGAAactattgttattgaaaaaaaagacaagct
This window harbors:
- the CHA1_2 gene encoding catabolic L-serine/threonine dehydratase encodes the protein MKLPSIKTSFVEVTDKINSAPCRIFFKNELEQPSGSFKLRGIGYLVARKIEEAEKSNKKSIIVFSSSGGNAGLAAAYAARFFNVKCTVVLPKVSKANVIAKLEELGATVIIHGEHWGEADQHLRETIIKSVGDDVEAIYCHPFDDPLIWEGHSKIVSEILLENQLPNFDKVKGVICSVGGGGLYNGVVEGLRSYNVPVLAMETKQAPTFNETVMNGQVVHLKSVKTLASSLGSPYLSAKAWENYKAHKTYLGLIDDLDAIQGTLDLYDTLGYQVEPACGAAVATVFQRKEFLNYFQGLEKDDIIIVIVCGGSGINEEIIKQYRQMTRNSTK